In the genome of Streptomyces collinus, one region contains:
- a CDS encoding AIM24 family protein, with translation MTQQLAGHAPAPVTARMENHGNHMLKVAMQTGNDLLARVGSMVAYEGFVQYEPNPPAVRQIAKDWMTGEGAPLMKCSGDGLLYLADYGANVVVLNLNGDGISVNATNLLAFDAHLTWGVERVKGLAKFAGQGLWNTKISGQGWVALTSRGKPIVVDCGGGEDETYVDPDALVAWSPNLKVKGKRSFRAQSLIGRGSGEAYQMAFSGQGIVVVQPSEDSTDRLRVRG, from the coding sequence ATGACACAGCAGCTCGCGGGCCATGCCCCCGCACCCGTCACCGCCCGCATGGAGAACCACGGCAACCACATGCTGAAGGTCGCCATGCAGACCGGGAACGACCTCCTCGCGCGCGTGGGGTCGATGGTCGCCTACGAAGGCTTCGTGCAGTACGAGCCCAATCCGCCGGCCGTGCGCCAGATCGCCAAGGACTGGATGACCGGCGAGGGCGCGCCCCTGATGAAGTGCTCCGGCGACGGCCTGCTCTACCTCGCCGACTACGGGGCGAACGTCGTCGTCCTCAACCTCAACGGCGACGGCATCTCGGTGAACGCCACCAACCTGCTCGCCTTCGACGCCCACTTGACGTGGGGCGTGGAGCGGGTCAAGGGCCTGGCGAAGTTCGCCGGGCAGGGCCTGTGGAACACCAAGATCTCCGGGCAGGGCTGGGTCGCGCTGACCTCCCGGGGCAAGCCCATCGTCGTCGACTGCGGAGGCGGCGAGGACGAGACGTACGTCGACCCCGACGCGCTCGTCGCCTGGTCCCCGAACCTCAAGGTGAAGGGCAAGCGCAGCTTCCGGGCCCAGTCGCTGATCGGCCGCGGCAGCGGCGAGGCCTACCAGATGGCCTTCTCCGGTCAGGGCATCGTCGTCGTCCAGCCCAGCGAGGACAGCACCGACCGTCTCCGGGTCCGGGGCTGA
- a CDS encoding AIM24 family protein, producing the protein MQSPIFAYNEQQTQERWSLQNKQMLRVALEGHDDILARKGTMVAYQGLVEFDAEFQSNQQSRARAQTGEGLDLMRCHGQGTVYLANLKQHVHVMEVDQDGLTVDSSYVLAMDSSLHHEVIAVDSLYGISGSGKYQLNISGRGKVALMTSGMPLLLQVTPDKYVNCDADAIVAWSTSLRVQMQAQTHSSGVWRRRGSTGEGWELSFMGSGFALVQPSELLPPQGAQIGSGLAAQYGMGQQGARGQNQGNAWS; encoded by the coding sequence ATGCAGAGCCCGATTTTCGCCTACAACGAGCAGCAGACCCAGGAGCGCTGGAGTCTGCAGAACAAGCAGATGCTGCGCGTCGCCCTGGAGGGCCACGACGACATCCTGGCCCGCAAGGGCACCATGGTCGCCTACCAGGGCCTCGTCGAGTTCGACGCCGAGTTCCAGAGCAACCAGCAGTCACGCGCGCGTGCGCAGACCGGGGAGGGCCTCGACCTGATGCGCTGCCACGGGCAGGGCACGGTCTACCTCGCCAACCTCAAGCAGCACGTGCACGTCATGGAGGTGGACCAGGACGGCCTCACCGTCGACAGCAGCTACGTGCTGGCGATGGACTCCTCCCTGCATCACGAGGTCATCGCTGTGGACAGCCTCTACGGCATCTCCGGCTCCGGGAAGTACCAGCTCAACATCTCGGGCCGGGGCAAGGTCGCTCTGATGACCTCCGGGATGCCGCTGCTGCTGCAGGTGACGCCCGACAAGTACGTCAACTGCGACGCCGACGCGATCGTCGCCTGGTCGACCAGTCTGCGCGTGCAGATGCAGGCCCAGACACACTCCTCCGGGGTGTGGCGGCGCCGCGGCAGCACCGGCGAGGGCTGGGAGCTGAGCTTCATGGGCAGCGGCTTCGCGCTCGTCCAGCCGAGCGAGCTGCTGCCGCCGCAGGGCGCCCAGATCGGCTCGGGCCTCGCCGCGCAGTACGGCATGGGGCAGCAGGGAGCGCGCGGGCAGAACCAGGGCAACGCCTGGAGCTGA
- a CDS encoding NUDIX hydrolase: MSLYDDAVLVLKGYEDQTELRQAYLDHLAEHPDGLWKACQAGHVTASALVIDPEGGRVLLTLHKKLQMWLQMGGHCEPGDATLAAAALREATEESGVSGLSLLPGGPVRLDRHPIPPPCHCHFDVQYAVVAPPDAAHTISDESLDVRWFGYDEVPGVADASVIRLLEATRARLAA, translated from the coding sequence GTGAGCCTGTACGACGACGCGGTCCTCGTGCTGAAGGGGTACGAGGACCAGACGGAGCTGCGCCAGGCCTATCTGGACCACCTGGCGGAGCACCCGGACGGCTTGTGGAAGGCCTGTCAGGCCGGGCACGTCACGGCGAGCGCGCTGGTGATCGACCCCGAGGGCGGCCGGGTACTGCTGACCCTGCACAAGAAGCTGCAGATGTGGCTGCAGATGGGCGGCCACTGCGAGCCCGGTGACGCCACCCTGGCGGCAGCGGCCCTGCGCGAGGCGACGGAGGAGTCCGGTGTCTCGGGGCTCTCCCTGCTGCCCGGCGGCCCGGTGCGTCTGGACCGGCATCCGATCCCGCCGCCGTGCCACTGCCACTTCGACGTCCAGTACGCGGTCGTGGCGCCGCCGGACGCCGCGCACACGATCAGCGACGAGTCGCTCGACGTGCGCTGGTTCGGCTACGACGAGGTGCCGGGCGTGGCCGACGCGTCGGTGATACGGCTGCTGGAGGCCACGCGCGCGAGACTCGCGGCCTGA
- a CDS encoding zinc-dependent metalloprotease, with protein MSDTPFGFGLPPEEPDDGDEGKKKDQQSGGGQGPANPFGFGGLPGAGGFGSGPGGPGGPGADNPFAAMFGSLNPTDLGAAFQQLGQMLSYEGGPVNWDMAKQIARQTVSQGSPDGTKDASVGPADRKGVEEAVRLADLWLDDATSLPSGAASAVAWSRAEWVEATLPAWKELVDPVAERVGTAMGDVLPEEMQAMAGPLIGMMRSMGGAMFGTQIGQAVGVLAGEVVGSSDIGLPLGPAGKAALLPVNIETFGKDLSVPQEEVRLYLALREAAHQRLFAHVPWLRSHLFGAVDGYARGIKVDTAKLEDVVGQFDPQNPEQLQEALQQGMFQPEDTPEQKAALARLETALALVEGWVDAVVHAAAKPRLASADALRETLRRRRASGGPAEQTFATLIGLELRPRRLRDASRLWASLTDARGVDGRDDLWHHPDMLPTASDLDDPDGFVHREQIDFSELDKMLGEAADKPDLKKKDEGEDKNKGDDAG; from the coding sequence GTGAGTGACACCCCATTCGGATTCGGCCTTCCGCCGGAGGAGCCGGACGACGGCGACGAGGGCAAGAAGAAGGACCAGCAGAGCGGTGGTGGTCAGGGACCGGCCAACCCGTTCGGATTCGGCGGCCTGCCCGGAGCCGGTGGCTTCGGCTCGGGCCCCGGTGGCCCTGGCGGCCCCGGTGCGGACAATCCGTTCGCAGCCATGTTCGGGTCGCTGAACCCCACCGACCTGGGCGCCGCGTTCCAGCAGCTGGGCCAGATGCTCTCCTACGAGGGCGGCCCGGTGAACTGGGACATGGCGAAGCAGATCGCCCGCCAGACGGTCTCCCAGGGCAGTCCGGACGGCACCAAGGACGCCAGCGTCGGCCCCGCCGACCGCAAGGGCGTCGAGGAAGCCGTCCGCCTGGCCGATCTGTGGCTCGACGATGCCACCTCCCTGCCCTCCGGCGCCGCCTCCGCGGTGGCCTGGAGCCGCGCGGAGTGGGTCGAGGCCACCCTGCCCGCCTGGAAGGAGCTCGTGGACCCGGTAGCCGAGCGCGTCGGCACCGCCATGGGCGACGTCCTGCCGGAAGAGATGCAGGCCATGGCCGGCCCGCTGATCGGCATGATGCGCTCGATGGGCGGCGCCATGTTCGGCACGCAGATCGGGCAGGCCGTCGGCGTGCTCGCCGGCGAGGTCGTCGGTTCGTCCGACATCGGCCTGCCGCTCGGCCCGGCCGGCAAGGCCGCGCTGCTACCGGTGAACATCGAGACGTTCGGCAAGGACCTGAGCGTCCCCCAGGAGGAGGTGCGGCTGTATCTCGCCCTGCGCGAGGCCGCCCACCAGCGCCTCTTCGCGCACGTGCCGTGGCTGCGCTCGCATCTGTTCGGTGCGGTCGACGGCTACGCGCGCGGGATCAAGGTCGACACGGCCAAGCTGGAGGACGTGGTCGGCCAGTTCGACCCGCAGAATCCGGAGCAGCTGCAGGAGGCTCTCCAGCAGGGCATGTTCCAGCCGGAGGACACGCCCGAGCAGAAGGCCGCCCTGGCCCGTCTGGAGACGGCTCTGGCGCTCGTGGAGGGCTGGGTGGACGCGGTGGTCCACGCCGCCGCGAAGCCCCGCCTGGCGTCCGCCGACGCCCTGCGCGAGACATTGCGCCGCCGCCGCGCCTCGGGCGGTCCGGCCGAGCAGACGTTCGCCACGCTGATCGGCCTGGAGCTGCGCCCGCGCCGTCTGCGGGACGCCTCCCGTCTGTGGGCCTCGCTCACCGACGCGCGCGGTGTCGACGGCCGGGATGACCTGTGGCACCACCCGGACATGCTGCCGACGGCGTCCGACCTGGACGACCCGGACGGCTTCGTGCACCGCGAGCAGATCGACTTCTCCGAGCTGGACAAGATGCTCGGCGAGGCGGCGGACAAGCCCGACCTCAAGAAGAAGGACGAGGGCGAGGACAAGAACAAGGGCGACGACGCCGGGTGA
- a CDS encoding SDR family oxidoreductase — protein MSSPDPQVRAARNQSTSSASPAARGPVVAVTGAAYGVGALLTEQLAASDEVKQVVAIDERRGECASAQWHILDVRDPAIADKLRGADVVVHLALDLDLETDAAARTAYNVRGTQTVLTAAAAAGVHRVVLCTSAMVYGALPDNELPLSEDAELRATAEATGVGDLLEIERLARRAPRAHPGLNVTVVRPAVLVGGGTDTALTRYFESPRLLVVAGSRPAWQFCHVEDLCSALEYAVLEKVDGELTVGCDGWLEQEEVEELSGIRRMELPSAVALGAAARLHRIGLTPSPAGDLAYTMYPWVVSGSRLHDAGWRPQYTNEEVLAELLEEVAGRHTVAGRRLGRKDATAAGAAGATVALLGAAAVVRRARKARRRI, from the coding sequence GTGAGTTCCCCAGATCCGCAGGTTCGCGCAGCGCGAAACCAGTCAACCAGTTCCGCGAGCCCCGCGGCACGTGGACCCGTCGTCGCGGTCACCGGCGCCGCGTACGGCGTAGGAGCCCTGCTCACCGAGCAGCTCGCCGCATCCGACGAGGTCAAGCAGGTCGTCGCCATCGACGAGCGGCGCGGCGAGTGCGCGTCGGCCCAGTGGCACATCCTGGACGTACGGGATCCGGCCATCGCGGACAAACTGCGCGGCGCCGACGTGGTGGTGCACCTCGCACTGGATCTCGATCTGGAAACCGACGCGGCCGCCCGAACGGCCTACAACGTACGGGGGACGCAGACCGTCCTGACGGCCGCCGCGGCGGCCGGAGTGCACCGGGTCGTGCTCTGCACCTCGGCGATGGTCTACGGGGCGCTGCCCGACAACGAGCTGCCGCTGTCCGAGGACGCCGAGCTGCGCGCCACGGCCGAGGCGACCGGCGTCGGCGACCTCCTGGAGATCGAACGGCTGGCGAGGCGCGCGCCCCGGGCGCACCCGGGGCTCAACGTCACCGTGGTACGGCCCGCCGTGCTGGTGGGCGGAGGCACGGACACCGCGCTGACCAGGTACTTCGAGTCTCCCCGGCTCCTCGTCGTCGCCGGGTCGCGGCCCGCGTGGCAGTTCTGCCACGTCGAGGACCTGTGCAGCGCGCTGGAGTACGCCGTCCTGGAGAAGGTCGACGGGGAGCTGACCGTCGGATGCGACGGCTGGCTGGAGCAGGAGGAGGTCGAGGAGCTCAGCGGGATCCGCCGGATGGAGCTGCCGTCGGCGGTCGCGCTGGGCGCGGCGGCGCGGCTGCACCGGATCGGGCTCACGCCGTCCCCGGCCGGGGACCTGGCGTACACGATGTACCCCTGGGTGGTGAGCGGGAGCCGGCTGCACGACGCCGGGTGGCGGCCGCAGTACACCAACGAGGAGGTGCTGGCGGAACTCCTGGAGGAGGTCGCCGGCCGGCACACGGTCGCCGGGCGGCGGCTGGGCCGCAAGGACGCGACGGCCGCGGGTGCCGCGGGCGCGACGGTGGCGCTGCTGGGTGCCGCCGCGGTGGTACGGCGGGCGCGGAAGGCCCGGCGGCGGATCTGA
- a CDS encoding molybdenum cofactor biosynthesis protein MoaE: MATTNDHPGEQAAQDPIKLIGIRDSALSLDEVFRAVGDDAAGGTALFVGTVRNHDGGADVEELGYSCHPSAEAEMRRIAEKVAAEFPVRALAAVHRVGDLRVGDLAVVVAVSCPHRGEAFEACRKLIDDLKHEVPIWKHQKFSDGTEEWVGAC; encoded by the coding sequence ATGGCAACCACGAACGATCACCCCGGTGAGCAGGCCGCGCAGGATCCGATCAAGCTGATCGGGATCCGGGACTCGGCCCTCTCCCTGGACGAGGTGTTCCGGGCCGTCGGGGACGACGCGGCCGGGGGCACCGCGCTCTTCGTGGGAACCGTGCGGAACCACGACGGGGGCGCCGACGTCGAGGAGCTGGGGTATTCGTGCCACCCCAGCGCGGAGGCCGAGATGCGGCGGATCGCCGAGAAGGTCGCCGCCGAGTTCCCGGTGCGGGCCCTGGCGGCCGTGCACCGCGTCGGGGATCTCCGGGTCGGGGACCTGGCCGTGGTCGTGGCGGTCTCCTGCCCGCATCGCGGGGAGGCCTTCGAGGCCTGCCGGAAGCTGATCGACGACCTCAAGCACGAAGTGCCCATCTGGAAGCACCAGAAGTTCTCCGACGGCACAGAGGAATGGGTGGGGGCCTGTTGA
- a CDS encoding YlbL family protein: MPRRTATMLASTLMLIALLCAGVFIPVPYAEMSPGPTVNTLGDHDGEPVLQIAGKKTYATSGHLNMTTVRVTSADYRMNLVEAVYGWLAHDNKVVPHETLYPDGKTEEQSTQENAEEFSQSQESAKVAALKQLDVPVKSWVIVSTVVKGSPAQGKLHAGDVIKAVDGTAVKEPNDVAKLVTKHKPGQDVRFTIVPAKEQAAAEKERRTPTRTQDISMTTTTSDDTGEKRAIVGISAGTDHTFPFTIDIKLADVGGPSAGLMFALGIYDKLTPGSLTGGKFVAGTGTIDDAGKVGPIGGIEMKTVGARAKGAQYFLTPAVNCAAAAKDTPDGLTLIKVGTIRDALGALKDIRSGDTADLPKCGK; this comes from the coding sequence ATGCCACGCCGCACCGCGACGATGCTCGCCTCCACCCTGATGCTGATCGCGCTCCTGTGCGCGGGAGTGTTCATCCCCGTGCCCTACGCGGAGATGTCCCCGGGGCCGACGGTGAACACGCTGGGCGATCACGACGGTGAGCCGGTGCTGCAGATCGCGGGGAAGAAGACCTACGCGACCAGTGGCCATCTGAACATGACCACGGTCCGGGTCACGAGCGCCGACTATCGGATGAACCTGGTCGAAGCCGTCTACGGCTGGCTCGCACACGACAACAAGGTCGTGCCGCACGAGACGCTCTACCCGGACGGCAAGACCGAGGAGCAGTCCACCCAGGAGAACGCCGAGGAGTTCAGCCAGTCCCAGGAGAGCGCCAAGGTCGCCGCCCTGAAGCAGCTGGACGTTCCGGTGAAGTCCTGGGTGATCGTCTCGACCGTCGTCAAGGGCTCCCCGGCCCAGGGCAAGCTGCACGCGGGGGACGTGATCAAGGCCGTCGACGGTACGGCGGTGAAGGAGCCGAACGACGTCGCGAAGCTCGTCACCAAGCACAAGCCGGGCCAGGACGTCCGCTTCACGATCGTGCCGGCCAAGGAGCAGGCCGCCGCGGAGAAGGAGAGGCGGACGCCGACCAGGACGCAGGACATCAGCATGACCACCACGACGTCCGACGACACCGGTGAGAAGCGCGCCATCGTCGGGATCTCCGCGGGCACCGACCACACGTTCCCGTTCACCATCGACATCAAGCTCGCCGACGTCGGCGGGCCGAGCGCCGGGCTGATGTTCGCTCTCGGCATCTACGACAAGCTCACCCCGGGCAGCCTGACCGGCGGCAAGTTCGTGGCGGGCACCGGCACGATCGACGACGCCGGCAAGGTCGGACCGATCGGCGGCATCGAGATGAAGACCGTGGGCGCGCGGGCCAAGGGCGCGCAGTACTTCCTGACGCCCGCCGTCAACTGCGCGGCCGCCGCCAAGGACACCCCCGACGGCCTCACCCTGATCAAGGTGGGCACCATCAGGGACGCCCTGGGGGCCCTGAAGGACATCCGTAGCGGCGACACCGCGGATCTGCCGAAGTGCGGTAAGTAG
- a CDS encoding PPA1309 family protein, which yields MSNTPMAANPLTRAVLEIDEYVSGLGWDQPARLFALVDTARLRAEQPTLADRLGLDEESENAGLTPIEQDEVPTGKPLDEFLATIAWPDAVAGCALAVERLMLPPSAEAQVPKGLSEAALTKWVAEHADRQEVRMTVAVLRDGTRESALRLREKDSPTEVLTGSDLVPGLAEALAATFEE from the coding sequence ATGTCCAACACTCCCATGGCTGCGAACCCGCTCACCCGGGCCGTACTCGAGATCGACGAGTACGTCTCAGGCCTCGGCTGGGACCAGCCGGCCCGCCTTTTCGCCCTTGTCGACACCGCACGACTGCGGGCCGAACAACCCACGCTCGCGGACCGGCTCGGTCTGGACGAAGAGTCGGAGAACGCCGGCCTCACCCCGATCGAGCAGGACGAAGTTCCAACGGGCAAGCCCCTCGACGAGTTCCTCGCCACCATCGCCTGGCCCGACGCGGTGGCAGGCTGCGCCCTCGCGGTGGAGCGCCTGATGCTGCCGCCGTCCGCGGAGGCCCAGGTTCCCAAGGGTCTGAGCGAGGCCGCGCTCACGAAGTGGGTGGCGGAACACGCGGACCGCCAGGAGGTCCGCATGACGGTTGCGGTCCTGCGTGACGGCACGCGCGAGTCGGCCCTGCGGCTGCGCGAGAAGGACTCCCCCACCGAGGTCCTGACCGGCTCCGACCTGGTCCCGGGGCTGGCGGAGGCGCTGGCGGCGACCTTCGAGGAGTAG
- a CDS encoding UPF0182 family membrane protein: MPDRGGGPSGPRIRVGRPSRRVRTLLMTLGVLAVLGMAFTMFAGFWTDWLWYRSVNYSSVFTTTLWTKIGLFSVFGLLMALAVGFNIWLAHRLRPPLSAMSMEQQNLDRYRMGIAPYKKWLLFGITALVGLIAGASASGQWRTWLMWVNGVPFGEKDPQFKLDVAFYAFDLPWYRFLLGFGFAAAILSVIAAALTHYLYGGLRVTSPGARATAAATGHLSVLIGIFVALKAVAYWLDRYGLAVKSSDFRATDNWTGLRYVDANAYLPAKTILFCIAVICALLFFATIWRRTWQLPVIGFGLMVLSAILIGGLYPAIVQKFQVQPNEQAKEAPYVEKNLEATRKAYGIDGTKVTDYSGTSKTEDKTTLRDDVPSTASIRIMDPNIVSPTFQQLQQIRNYYAFPNNLDVDRYAKDGKDQDTVIGLRELNLAGIPKKNWINNHFRYTHGYGVVAAEGTSADAQGRPNFTESDLPSEGDLGTYEQRIYYGEKTDTYSIVGGPQKEIDYSDDNGEKTTSYKGDSGVSLSNPVNRAAYAVAFGEPQILYSGAIGDGSRILYNRTPKERVEAVAPWLTIDGDAYPAVVDGRIQWIVDAYTTTNGYPYSSRTTLGDTTADSLTATNDNRAVVAQQNQVNYIRNSVKATVDAYTGKVKLFQWDTKDPVLKTWMKAFPNTVEPKSDISKSLMDHLRYPQDLFKVQRELLTRYHVKDATTFLSGSEVWQVPDDPTNRSGSAVPPYYLSMKMPDQKAQAFSLTTTFTPNGRDNLSAFMAVDADPGTGDYGKIRILKLPTNTTVNGPKQVQSQFNSQEDIAESIRLLRGGDSEVEYGNLLTVPLDGGLLYVEPVYVRGGGLKYPLLRKVLVTYGGQTAFENTLDEALNKVFGADGPATEPPDEGDTTTPPPTSDNPTVQQALEDAQKAFDAGQEALKKNDWEAYGKAQKDLEDALRRAEDAQAEASRTGGSGGGESKPSGSPSGSPSPKPSS, translated from the coding sequence ATGCCGGACCGCGGCGGAGGCCCTTCGGGGCCGCGGATCAGAGTGGGCCGCCCGTCCCGGCGTGTCCGGACCCTGCTCATGACGCTGGGCGTCCTGGCCGTTCTCGGCATGGCGTTCACCATGTTCGCGGGCTTTTGGACGGACTGGCTCTGGTACCGCTCGGTGAACTACTCCTCGGTCTTCACCACCACGCTGTGGACCAAGATCGGGCTCTTCTCCGTCTTCGGCCTGCTCATGGCCCTCGCCGTCGGCTTCAACATCTGGCTGGCGCACCGGCTGCGGCCGCCGCTGAGCGCCATGTCGATGGAGCAGCAGAACCTCGACCGCTACCGGATGGGCATCGCGCCCTACAAGAAGTGGCTGCTGTTCGGGATCACCGCCCTGGTGGGCCTGATCGCCGGCGCCTCCGCCTCCGGCCAGTGGCGGACGTGGCTGATGTGGGTCAACGGCGTGCCCTTCGGCGAGAAGGACCCCCAGTTCAAGCTGGACGTCGCCTTCTACGCATTCGACCTGCCCTGGTACCGGTTCCTGCTCGGCTTCGGCTTCGCCGCCGCGATCCTGTCCGTGATCGCCGCCGCGCTCACCCACTACCTCTACGGCGGGCTGCGCGTCACGAGCCCGGGCGCCCGCGCCACGGCCGCGGCCACCGGGCACCTGTCGGTGCTCATCGGCATCTTCGTGGCCCTCAAGGCGGTCGCGTACTGGCTCGACCGGTACGGACTCGCGGTGAAGTCCAGTGACTTCCGGGCGACCGACAACTGGACGGGCCTGAGGTACGTCGACGCCAACGCCTACCTGCCGGCCAAGACGATCCTGTTCTGCATCGCCGTCATCTGCGCGCTGCTGTTCTTCGCCACCATCTGGCGGCGTACGTGGCAGCTGCCCGTGATCGGCTTCGGCCTGATGGTGCTCTCCGCGATCCTCATCGGCGGCCTGTACCCGGCGATCGTGCAGAAGTTCCAGGTCCAGCCGAACGAGCAGGCCAAGGAGGCGCCGTACGTCGAGAAGAACCTCGAAGCGACGCGCAAGGCCTACGGCATCGACGGCACCAAGGTCACCGACTACTCGGGCACCAGCAAGACCGAGGACAAGACCACCCTGCGCGACGACGTTCCCTCCACGGCCAGCATCCGGATCATGGACCCGAACATCGTGTCGCCGACGTTCCAGCAGCTCCAGCAGATCAGGAACTACTACGCGTTCCCGAACAACCTGGACGTCGACCGTTACGCCAAGGACGGCAAGGACCAGGACACGGTCATCGGCCTGCGCGAGCTGAACCTCGCGGGCATCCCGAAGAAGAACTGGATCAACAACCACTTCCGTTACACCCACGGATACGGAGTGGTCGCCGCCGAGGGCACCAGCGCCGACGCGCAGGGCCGTCCGAACTTCACGGAGTCCGACCTGCCCTCCGAGGGCGACCTCGGCACGTACGAGCAGCGGATCTACTACGGCGAGAAGACCGACACCTACTCGATCGTCGGCGGTCCCCAGAAGGAGATCGACTACTCCGACGACAACGGCGAGAAGACCACCAGCTACAAGGGCGACAGCGGGGTCAGCCTCTCCAACCCGGTCAACCGGGCCGCCTACGCGGTGGCGTTCGGAGAGCCGCAGATCCTGTACTCCGGTGCCATCGGCGACGGTTCGCGGATCCTGTACAACCGCACGCCCAAGGAGCGCGTCGAGGCGGTCGCCCCCTGGCTGACCATCGACGGCGACGCCTACCCGGCGGTGGTGGACGGCCGGATCCAGTGGATCGTCGACGCGTACACGACGACGAACGGCTACCCGTACTCCTCGCGTACGACCCTGGGCGACACCACGGCCGACTCGCTGACCGCCACCAACGACAACCGCGCGGTGGTGGCCCAGCAGAACCAGGTCAACTACATCCGCAACTCGGTGAAGGCCACCGTCGACGCCTACACGGGCAAGGTCAAGCTCTTCCAGTGGGACACCAAGGACCCCGTCCTGAAGACGTGGATGAAGGCCTTCCCGAACACGGTGGAGCCCAAGAGCGACATCTCCAAGTCGCTCATGGACCATCTGCGCTACCCCCAGGACCTGTTCAAGGTCCAGCGGGAGCTGCTCACCCGCTACCACGTGAAGGACGCCACGACGTTCCTCAGCGGCAGCGAGGTGTGGCAGGTGCCGGACGACCCGACGAACCGGTCGGGCAGCGCGGTGCCGCCGTACTACCTGAGCATGAAGATGCCCGACCAGAAGGCGCAGGCGTTCTCGCTGACGACGACCTTCACGCCCAACGGCCGGGACAACCTCAGCGCGTTCATGGCGGTCGACGCCGACCCGGGCACCGGTGACTACGGCAAGATCAGAATCCTGAAACTGCCGACGAACACCACGGTCAACGGACCCAAGCAGGTCCAGAGCCAGTTCAACTCCCAAGAGGACATCGCCGAGTCCATCAGGCTCCTGAGAGGCGGCGACTCCGAAGTCGAGTACGGCAACCTGCTGACGGTGCCGCTCGACGGCGGACTGCTCTACGTGGAGCCGGTCTACGTCCGCGGTGGCGGCCTGAAGTACCCGCTGCTGCGCAAGGTGCTGGTCACCTACGGAGGCCAGACCGCCTTCGAGAACACCCTCGACGAGGCCCTCAACAAGGTCTTCGGAGCGGACGGCCCGGCCACCGAGCCACCGGACGAGGGCGATACGACGACGCCACCGCCGACGTCCGACAACCCGACGGTCCAACAGGCCCTGGAGGACGCCCAAAAGGCGTTCGACGCCGGCCAGGAGGCCCTGAAGAAGAACGACTGGGAGGCGTACGGCAAGGCCCAGAAGGACCTTGAGGACGCCCTGCGGCGGGCCGAGGACGCCCAGGCCGAAGCGAGCCGGACGGGCGGTTCCGGGGGCGGCGAGAGCAAGCCCAGCGGCAGCCCCAGCGGCAGTCCGAGCCCGAAGCCGAGCAGCTAG